One window of Fusobacterium polymorphum genomic DNA carries:
- the rsxC gene encoding electron transport complex subunit RsxC yields the protein MTFFGFRGGVHPPENKIQTEHLPIEKLESPDEIFVPLLQHIGAPLNPLVNVGDRVLKGQKIADAEGLAVPVHSPVSGTVTKIESRVFPLTGKVMTIFIENDKKEEWAELSKIENWEEADKKALLDIIREKGIVGIGGATFPTHVKLNPPPNTKLDSLILNGAECEPYLNSDNRLMLENPKSIVEGIKIIKKILNVSDVYVGIEDNKPEAIETMRKATEGTDIKIVPLKTKYPQGGEKQLIKSILDRQVPSGQLPSAVGVVVQNTGTAAAIYEAVVNGKPLIEKVVTVSGKAIKNPKNVKVAIGTPFSYILDHCGVNREEMARLVMGGPMMGLAQMTEDATVIKGTSGLLALTNEEMRPYKTKACISCSKCVSACPMGLAPLMFDRLAAAKEYEEMAVHNLMDCIECGSCAYICPANRPLAEAIKTGKAKLRAKKK from the coding sequence ATGACATTTTTTGGTTTCAGAGGTGGAGTTCATCCCCCTGAAAATAAAATACAAACAGAACATTTACCAATTGAAAAATTGGAATCTCCAGATGAAATTTTTGTTCCTCTTTTACAACATATAGGAGCTCCTTTAAATCCTCTTGTAAATGTGGGAGACAGAGTTTTAAAAGGACAAAAAATTGCAGATGCAGAAGGTTTAGCAGTACCTGTTCATTCACCAGTGAGTGGAACTGTCACAAAGATTGAAAGTCGTGTTTTTCCTTTAACAGGAAAAGTTATGACAATTTTCATTGAAAATGACAAAAAAGAAGAATGGGCAGAACTAAGTAAAATTGAAAATTGGGAAGAAGCAGACAAGAAAGCTTTACTTGATATTATCAGGGAAAAAGGTATTGTTGGTATAGGAGGAGCTACTTTCCCAACTCATGTAAAATTAAATCCTCCACCTAATACAAAGCTAGATAGTTTGATTTTAAATGGTGCAGAATGCGAGCCTTATTTAAATTCAGACAATAGACTTATGTTAGAAAATCCAAAATCAATAGTTGAAGGAATTAAAATCATTAAGAAGATTTTAAATGTTTCTGATGTTTATGTGGGAATAGAAGATAATAAACCAGAAGCTATTGAAACTATGAGAAAAGCAACAGAAGGAACAGATATAAAAATTGTTCCATTGAAAACAAAATATCCACAAGGAGGAGAAAAACAACTTATTAAATCAATTTTAGATAGACAAGTTCCATCTGGACAACTTCCATCAGCAGTTGGTGTTGTTGTACAAAATACTGGAACAGCTGCAGCTATATATGAAGCTGTTGTAAATGGAAAGCCTTTAATTGAAAAAGTTGTTACAGTATCTGGAAAGGCTATTAAAAATCCTAAAAACGTAAAAGTTGCAATAGGAACACCTTTCTCATATATTTTAGATCACTGTGGAGTAAACAGAGAAGAAATGGCAAGATTAGTTATGGGAGGTCCTATGATGGGACTTGCTCAAATGACTGAAGATGCCACTGTAATAAAAGGTACATCAGGGCTTTTAGCTCTAACTAATGAGGAAATGAGACCATACAAGACAAAAGCTTGTATAAGCTGTTCTAAGTGTGTTTCTGCATGTCCTATGGGGCTTGCACCACTTATGTTTGATAGATTAGCTGCTGCAAAAGAATATGAAGAAATGGCAGTTCATAATCTAATGGATTGTATAGAATGTGGTTCTTGTGCTTATATTTGTCCTGCTAATAGACCTTTAGCTGAGGCTATTAAAACAGGAAAAGCTAAATTAAGAGCTAAGAAAAAGTAA
- the pth gene encoding aminoacyl-tRNA hydrolase, whose product MKVVIGLGNPGKKYEKTRHNIGFIAIDNLRKKMNISDEREKFQALVSEKNIDGDKVIFFKPQTFMNLSGNSVIEIVNFYKLDPKKDIIVIYDDMDLSFGDIRIREKGSSGGHNGIKSIISHIGEEFIRIKCGIGAKEKGAVEHVLGEFNQTEQKDLDEILEKINNCVIEMLTVQNLDRIMQKYNKKKEKLK is encoded by the coding sequence ATGAAAGTTGTTATTGGTTTAGGAAATCCAGGTAAAAAATATGAAAAGACAAGACATAATATAGGTTTCATTGCTATTGATAATTTAAGAAAAAAAATGAATATAAGTGATGAAAGAGAAAAATTTCAAGCTCTTGTAAGCGAAAAAAATATTGATGGAGATAAAGTTATATTTTTTAAGCCCCAAACCTTTATGAATTTAAGTGGAAATTCTGTTATAGAGATTGTAAATTTCTATAAATTAGACCCAAAGAAAGATATTATTGTTATCTATGATGATATGGATTTATCTTTTGGAGATATTAGAATTAGAGAAAAGGGAAGTTCTGGAGGACACAATGGGATAAAGTCTATAATTTCTCATATAGGAGAAGAGTTTATTAGAATAAAGTGTGGTATAGGTGCAAAAGAAAAAGGTGCTGTTGAACATGTCTTAGGAGAGTTTAATCAGACTGAACAAAAAGACTTAGATGAAATTTTAGAAAAAATTAATAACTGTGTTATAGAAATGCTAACTGTTCAAAATTTAGATAGGATTATGCAGAAGTATAATAAGAAAAAAGAAAAACTAAAATAA
- the truA gene encoding tRNA pseudouridine(38-40) synthase TruA — translation MGRKNIKIEFRYDGSRYYGFQRQPNKITVQGEIEKVLRIVTKEEINLISAGRTDRGVHANHQVSNFYTSSNIPIEKYKYLLTRALPNDIDILSVEEVDENFNARHNAKMREYVYIISWEKNPFEARHCKFVKEKIVAEKLEKIFSDFIGVHDFKNFRLSDCVSKVTIREIYQIEVKYFGDSKIKIYIKGSAFLKSQVRIMVGTVLEIYYGRLPENHIKLMLNDFTREYKKNLVEAEGLYLNKIKY, via the coding sequence ATGGGAAGAAAGAATATAAAAATTGAGTTTCGTTATGATGGGAGTAGATATTATGGTTTTCAGAGACAACCTAATAAAATAACAGTTCAAGGAGAAATTGAAAAAGTTTTAAGAATTGTTACAAAAGAAGAAATAAATTTAATATCTGCTGGCAGAACAGATAGAGGAGTTCATGCTAATCATCAAGTTTCTAATTTTTATACTTCTTCCAATATCCCAATAGAAAAATATAAGTATCTTTTAACAAGAGCTTTACCTAATGATATAGATATATTATCAGTTGAAGAAGTAGATGAAAACTTTAATGCAAGACATAATGCAAAAATGAGAGAATATGTCTATATTATATCTTGGGAAAAAAATCCTTTTGAAGCAAGACATTGTAAATTTGTAAAAGAGAAAATTGTTGCTGAGAAGTTAGAAAAAATATTTTCTGATTTTATAGGAGTACATGATTTTAAGAATTTTAGATTGAGTGATTGTGTAAGTAAGGTAACAATAAGAGAAATCTATCAAATAGAAGTTAAATATTTTGGAGATAGTAAGATAAAAATATATATTAAAGGAAGTGCATTTTTAAAATCACAGGTTAGAATAATGGTTGGAACTGTACTTGAAATATATTATGGAAGATTGCCAGAAAATCATATAAAACTTATGCTTAATGATTTTACAAGGGAATATAAGAAAAATCTTGTTGAGGCAGAAGGACTATATTTAAATAAAATAAAATATTAG
- a CDS encoding DHH family phosphoesterase: protein MADILYDTRLKSEKAPKVIILTHGDADGLVSAMIVRAFEELQDKNKTFLIMSSMDVTLEQTDKTFEYICKYTSLGSKDRVYILDRPIPSVEWLKMKYLAYTNVINIDHHLTNNPTIYKDECCCDDIYFHWNDKLSAAYLTLEWFKPLIEKGEPYKKMYEKLEPLAEATSCWDIFTWKSLGNSPKEVLLKKRALSINSAEKILGTGAFYNFITKKLNSENYTEEVFDYFFLLDEAYNMKIDNLYDFAKRVISDFDYKGYKLGVIYGIDGDYQSIIGDKILDDKKLNYEVVAFLNVYGTVSFRSKNNIDVSEIAKKLGMIVGYSGGGHKHASGCRICDKDEMKKKMMEIFEHSMNRIKVL, encoded by the coding sequence ATGGCTGATATTTTATATGATACAAGGTTAAAATCAGAGAAAGCACCAAAGGTTATTATTTTAACTCATGGAGATGCTGATGGACTGGTTTCAGCTATGATAGTTAGGGCTTTTGAAGAATTGCAAGATAAGAATAAAACTTTTTTAATTATGAGTAGTATGGATGTTACTTTAGAACAGACAGATAAAACTTTTGAATATATCTGTAAGTATACTTCTTTAGGTTCAAAGGATAGGGTATATATTTTAGATAGACCTATTCCAAGTGTAGAATGGCTAAAAATGAAGTATTTAGCATACACTAATGTTATAAATATAGATCATCATTTAACTAATAATCCAACAATATACAAAGATGAATGTTGTTGTGATGATATATATTTTCATTGGAATGATAAATTAAGTGCAGCATACTTAACATTGGAATGGTTTAAACCTTTAATAGAAAAGGGAGAGCCATACAAGAAAATGTATGAAAAGTTAGAGCCACTTGCAGAGGCTACTTCTTGTTGGGATATCTTTACTTGGAAAAGTTTAGGAAATAGTCCAAAAGAAGTTTTGTTGAAAAAAAGGGCCTTATCAATTAATTCAGCTGAAAAGATTTTAGGAACAGGAGCTTTCTATAATTTTATTACTAAAAAATTAAATTCTGAAAATTATACAGAAGAAGTTTTTGATTATTTTTTTCTTTTAGATGAAGCATACAACATGAAAATAGATAACTTATATGACTTTGCTAAAAGAGTAATAAGTGATTTTGATTACAAAGGATATAAATTAGGTGTAATTTATGGTATAGATGGAGATTATCAGTCAATAATTGGAGATAAAATTTTAGATGATAAAAAATTAAATTATGAAGTAGTTGCCTTTTTAAATGTATATGGAACAGTATCTTTTAGAAGTAAAAATAATATAGATGTGAGTGAAATTGCAAAAAAATTAGGTATGATAGTAGGTTATTCAGGTGGAGGACATAAGCATGCTTCTGGTTGTAGAATATGTGATAAAGATGAAATGAAAAAAAAGATGATGGAAATTTTTGAACATTCAATGAATAGGATAAAAGTTTTATAA
- a CDS encoding type II toxin-antitoxin system Phd/YefM family antitoxin, with protein sequence MIATNYSEVRNNLKAYCDKATKDYETIIITRKNNENVVLMSEEEYNNLMENLYIRSNLKYYQRLVESIKEVEKGNVKEHDLIEVD encoded by the coding sequence ATGATAGCAACTAATTATTCTGAAGTTAGAAATAATTTAAAAGCTTATTGTGATAAGGCAACTAAGGACTATGAAACTATTATTATTACAAGAAAAAATAATGAAAATGTTGTTTTAATGAGCGAAGAAGAATATAATAATCTTATGGAAAACCTTTATATAAGATCAAATCTTAAATATTATCAAAGACTTGTAGAAAGTATAAAAGAAGTTGAAAAAGGTAATGTTAAAGAACATGATTTAATAGAGGTGGATTAA
- the glpQ gene encoding glycerophosphodiester phosphodiesterase, with the protein MKLKSCLVLLGILSSTALFAAHNGKIIIAHRGASGYLPEHTLEAKALAFAQQADYLEQDLAMSKDGKLIVIHDHFLDGLTDVAKKFPNRKRADGRYYVIDFTWPELQTLEMTENFTTKDGKQVAVYPNRFPLWKSDFKLHTFEEEIEFIQGLEKSTGKKIGIYPEIKAPWFHHQNGKDIAKATLEVLKKYGYTKKSDMVYLQTFDYNELKRIKTELMPKMGMDLKLVQLIAYNDWHETEEKDKNGKWVNYDYDWMFKEGAMKEIAKYADGVGPGWYMLIDDKNSKVGNIIYTPMVKDIATTKMELHPYTVRKDALPEFFTDVNQMYDALLNKAGATGVFTDFPDLGVQFLENQKK; encoded by the coding sequence ATGAAGTTAAAAAGTTGTTTAGTTTTATTAGGAATTTTATCAAGTACAGCATTATTTGCAGCTCACAATGGGAAAATAATAATTGCCCATAGAGGAGCATCAGGTTATTTACCTGAACATACTTTGGAAGCAAAAGCACTGGCATTTGCCCAACAGGCAGATTATCTTGAACAGGATTTAGCTATGTCTAAGGATGGAAAATTGATAGTAATACATGACCATTTCTTAGATGGTCTAACAGATGTTGCTAAAAAATTTCCAAATAGAAAAAGAGCAGATGGAAGATACTATGTGATTGATTTTACTTGGCCAGAATTACAAACATTAGAAATGACTGAAAATTTTACTACGAAAGATGGTAAACAGGTAGCTGTTTATCCAAATCGTTTCCCTCTTTGGAAATCAGATTTCAAATTACATACTTTTGAAGAAGAAATTGAATTTATCCAAGGATTAGAAAAATCAACTGGTAAGAAAATTGGAATTTATCCAGAAATTAAAGCACCTTGGTTCCATCATCAAAATGGAAAGGATATTGCAAAAGCAACTCTTGAAGTTTTGAAAAAATATGGATATACTAAAAAATCAGATATGGTTTACTTACAAACATTTGATTACAATGAATTAAAAAGAATTAAGACAGAACTTATGCCAAAAATGGGAATGGACTTGAAATTAGTTCAACTTATAGCATATAATGATTGGCATGAAACAGAAGAAAAAGATAAAAATGGTAAATGGGTAAATTATGATTATGATTGGATGTTTAAAGAAGGTGCAATGAAAGAAATTGCCAAATATGCTGATGGAGTTGGACCAGGTTGGTATATGCTAATTGATGATAAAAATTCAAAAGTAGGAAATATAATTTATACTCCAATGGTAAAAGATATAGCAACAACTAAGATGGAATTACATCCTTATACTGTAAGAAAAGATGCTTTACCTGAATTCTTTACAGATGTTAATCAAATGTATGATGCTCTATTAAATAAAGCTGGAGCAACAGGAGTATTCACAGATTTTCCTGATTTAGGAGTTCAATTTTTAGAAAATCAAAAAAAATAA
- the lpxD gene encoding UDP-3-O-(3-hydroxymyristoyl)glucosamine N-acyltransferase gives MEYKVTDIITLLNAEYKGEVIESVSKLSPFFHSDEKSLTFAADEKFLKSLDQTKAKVIIVPDIDLPLIPGKGYIVVKDSPRVIMPKLLHFFSRTLKKIEKMREDSAKIGENVDIAPNVYIGHNVVIGNNVKIFPNVTIGEGVIIGEGTVIYSNVSIREFVEIGKNCVIQPGAVIGSDGFGFVKVNGNNTKIDQIGTVIVEDEVEIGANTTIDRGAIGDTIIKKYTKIDNLVQIAHNDIIGENCLIISQVGIAGSTIIGNNVTLAGQVGVAGHLEIGENTMIGAQSGIAGNVEANKILSGHPLVDHREDMKIRVAMKKLPELLKRVKALEEKK, from the coding sequence ATGGAATATAAAGTAACTGATATCATAACTCTTCTTAATGCTGAATACAAAGGAGAGGTTATAGAAAGTGTTTCTAAACTTTCTCCTTTTTTTCATTCAGATGAGAAGAGTTTAACATTTGCAGCAGATGAAAAGTTTTTAAAAAGTTTAGATCAAACAAAAGCAAAAGTAATTATAGTCCCAGATATAGATTTACCATTAATTCCTGGCAAAGGATATATAGTTGTAAAAGATAGTCCAAGAGTAATAATGCCAAAACTTTTACATTTTTTTAGTAGAACTTTAAAGAAAATTGAAAAGATGAGAGAAGATTCTGCTAAAATTGGAGAAAATGTTGATATTGCTCCTAATGTATATATAGGGCATAATGTAGTTATTGGAAATAATGTAAAAATCTTTCCTAATGTAACTATTGGAGAAGGAGTAATAATTGGAGAAGGTACAGTAATTTATTCCAATGTAAGTATAAGAGAATTTGTAGAAATTGGTAAAAATTGTGTAATTCAACCTGGAGCAGTAATTGGTTCTGATGGTTTTGGTTTTGTAAAAGTAAATGGAAATAATACTAAAATTGATCAAATAGGAACTGTTATAGTTGAAGATGAAGTAGAAATTGGAGCAAACACAACTATTGATAGAGGTGCTATTGGAGATACAATTATTAAGAAATATACAAAGATTGACAACTTAGTTCAAATAGCTCATAATGATATCATAGGAGAAAATTGTTTAATAATTTCTCAAGTTGGAATAGCAGGAAGTACAATAATAGGAAATAATGTTACTTTAGCTGGACAAGTTGGAGTAGCAGGACACCTTGAGATTGGTGAAAATACTATGATAGGAGCTCAATCTGGGATAGCAGGAAATGTTGAAGCAAATAAGATATTATCAGGACATCCACTTGTTGACCATAGAGAAGATATGAAAATAAGGGTTGCCATGAAAAAGCTTCCAGAGCTTTTAAAAAGAGTAAAGGCTTTAGAAGAAAAGAAATAA
- a CDS encoding OmpH family outer membrane protein translates to MKKLLLIASVLLATSAFADKVGVVDSQRAFFQFSETKKAQQSLEGQAKKVENEARQKEVALQKEYVALQAKGDKLTDAEKKAFEKKSQDFQSFLNSSQDKLNKEQMAKLKRIEDVYVKAVKKVAAEGKYDYIFEAEALKVGGEDITDRVIKEMEALK, encoded by the coding sequence ATGAAAAAATTATTATTAATAGCAAGTGTATTATTAGCAACATCTGCATTTGCTGATAAAGTAGGAGTTGTAGATAGCCAAAGAGCTTTTTTCCAATTCTCAGAAACTAAAAAAGCACAACAATCTTTAGAAGGACAAGCTAAAAAAGTAGAAAATGAAGCTAGACAAAAAGAAGTTGCATTACAAAAAGAATATGTTGCATTACAAGCTAAAGGAGATAAATTAACTGATGCTGAAAAGAAAGCATTTGAAAAAAAATCTCAAGATTTTCAATCTTTCTTAAACTCATCACAAGATAAGTTAAATAAGGAACAAATGGCTAAGTTAAAGAGAATTGAAGATGTATATGTAAAAGCTGTTAAAAAAGTAGCAGCAGAAGGAAAATATGACTATATTTTTGAAGCTGAAGCATTAAAAGTTGGTGGAGAAGATATAACAGACAGAGTAATAAAAGAAATGGAAGCATTAAAATAA
- a CDS encoding BamA/OMP85 family outer membrane protein, which yields MKRLLIALLFVISLTSFSTMVNLPIKSVEVVNNQQVPASLIKETLKLKEGAKFSTEALLADFNALKETGYFEDVILQPISYDGGVRIVVDVVEKENVVDLLKEKGVAVNTLREDTDKSIVISSVKFTGNSRVTTAELLDITQLKAGEYFSRSRVEDAQRRLLATGKFSEVRPDAQVSNGKMALSFEVAENPIVKSIVITGNHTIPTSTIMSALTTKPGSVQNYNNLREDRDKILGLYQAQGYTLVNITDMSTDENGTLHISIVEGIVRKIEVKKMVTKQKGNRRTPNDDVLKTKDYVIDREIEIQPGKIFNVKEYDATVDNLMRLGIFKNVKYEARSIPGDPEGIDLILLIDEDRTAELQGGVAYGSESGLMGTLSLKDSNWRGKNQQFGFTFEKSNKDYTGFALDFYDPWIKDTDRVSWGWGAYKTSYGDEDSILFHEIDTIGFKVNIGKGLSKNFTLSLGTKVEYIKEAHEDGKLRKANNGKWYYNEKNKWREIEGVDDKYWLWSIYPYISYDTRNNYLNPTSGLYAKWQIEGGHAGGYKSGNFGNTTLELRTYHKGLFKNNTFAYKVVGGVATNNTKESQKFWVGGGNSLRGYDGGFFKGSQKLVATIENRTQLNDIIGIVVFADAGRAWKQNGRDPSYTRDNNRFGHNIGTTAGVGIRLNTPIGPLRFDFGWPVGNKMDDDGMKFYFNMGQSF from the coding sequence ATGAAAAGACTATTAATTGCATTATTGTTTGTAATTAGCTTAACATCATTCTCAACGATGGTTAACCTACCAATTAAGAGTGTTGAAGTTGTAAATAACCAGCAAGTTCCAGCTAGCTTAATAAAGGAAACTTTAAAGCTGAAAGAGGGAGCTAAGTTTTCAACAGAGGCCTTATTAGCTGATTTCAATGCTTTAAAAGAAACGGGCTATTTTGAAGATGTAATTCTTCAACCTATTTCTTATGATGGTGGAGTAAGAATAGTTGTAGATGTTGTTGAAAAAGAAAATGTTGTAGATTTATTGAAAGAAAAGGGTGTGGCAGTAAATACTCTAAGAGAAGATACAGATAAATCAATTGTAATCTCATCAGTAAAATTTACTGGAAATAGTAGAGTTACTACAGCAGAACTTTTAGATATTACACAATTAAAAGCAGGGGAGTATTTTTCAAGAAGTAGAGTTGAAGATGCTCAAAGAAGATTATTAGCTACTGGAAAATTTTCTGAAGTTAGACCAGATGCACAAGTATCAAATGGAAAAATGGCTTTATCATTTGAAGTAGCAGAAAATCCAATAGTAAAAAGTATAGTAATCACTGGAAATCATACTATACCAACAAGTACTATTATGTCAGCATTGACTACTAAACCTGGTTCAGTTCAAAATTATAATAATCTAAGAGAAGATAGAGATAAAATTTTAGGATTGTATCAAGCACAAGGATATACTTTGGTAAATATTACAGATATGTCAACTGATGAAAATGGAACTTTACATATTTCAATAGTTGAAGGTATTGTAAGAAAAATTGAAGTTAAAAAAATGGTTACAAAACAAAAAGGTAACAGAAGAACACCTAATGATGATGTTTTAAAAACAAAAGACTATGTTATAGACAGAGAAATAGAAATACAACCTGGAAAAATATTTAATGTTAAAGAATATGATGCAACAGTTGATAACCTAATGAGATTAGGAATATTCAAAAATGTTAAATATGAAGCAAGATCTATTCCAGGAGATCCAGAAGGGATAGATTTAATACTTTTAATAGATGAAGATAGAACTGCTGAATTACAAGGTGGAGTTGCTTATGGTTCTGAATCAGGACTTATGGGTACTTTATCATTAAAAGATAGTAACTGGAGAGGTAAAAATCAACAATTTGGTTTCACATTTGAAAAATCAAATAAAGATTATACTGGTTTTGCATTAGACTTCTATGATCCTTGGATAAAAGATACAGATAGAGTATCTTGGGGATGGGGAGCTTACAAAACTAGTTATGGTGATGAAGATAGTATCTTATTCCATGAAATAGACACTATAGGTTTCAAAGTTAATATAGGTAAAGGACTTAGTAAGAACTTTACACTTAGCTTAGGAACAAAAGTTGAATATATTAAAGAAGCACATGAAGATGGAAAATTAAGAAAAGCAAATAATGGAAAATGGTATTATAATGAAAAAAATAAATGGAGAGAAATAGAAGGTGTAGATGACAAATATTGGTTATGGAGTATCTATCCTTACATCAGTTATGACACAAGAAATAACTATTTAAATCCTACATCTGGTTTATATGCAAAATGGCAAATTGAAGGTGGACATGCTGGTGGATATAAATCAGGAAACTTTGGAAATACAACATTAGAACTTAGAACATACCATAAAGGATTATTTAAAAATAATACTTTTGCTTACAAAGTTGTAGGTGGAGTGGCTACTAATAATACAAAAGAAAGCCAAAAGTTCTGGGTTGGTGGAGGAAACTCACTAAGAGGATATGATGGAGGATTCTTTAAAGGAAGCCAAAAACTTGTAGCAACTATTGAAAACAGAACTCAACTTAATGATATTATAGGAATTGTTGTATTTGCTGATGCAGGTAGAGCATGGAAACAAAATGGAAGAGATCCTAGTTATACAAGAGATAATAACCGTTTTGGACATAACATAGGAACAACTGCTGGGGTTGGAATTAGACTTAATACTCCAATAGGACCATTAAGATTTGACTTTGGTTGGCCAGTAGGAAATAAAATGGATGATGATGGAATGAAATTCTACTTCAACATGGGACAATCATTCTAA